Proteins encoded together in one Plasmodium brasilianum strain Bolivian I chromosome 6, whole genome shotgun sequence window:
- a CDS encoding serine/arginine-rich splicing factor 12, translated as MGPYSNQRSQPMSLLIRKLKFDTSPSMVREKFKKFGAIKDVYLPIDYYTKEPRGFGFVEFYDPKDAEQALKEMNGSEIDGNRIEVFVAQKGRSDPRLMRYKERGGGGGGTYAFRKNQNNKIRRRYISKSNSRYGSYSRDKMRRRDRSREKYRYRNSYDRRMGNYRDKRSYYNMKNYNDKYRNREYDRSYSRSRMSRDYRNDSSRHREKRRYDKYYRSSSRRVSRQSKYESRKKHDKKEDSNYKSKYDSNDEYSDETRNSSKHSKHQNISKSISFNTEKDEAKKKHEHTNEKDNSKEWKESEDRNEPSNRRDSVNSNEDESN; from the coding sequence atggGTCCATATTCTAATCAGAGAAGTCAACCTATGTCCTTGTTGATAAGAAAATTGAAGTTTGATACATCACCATCTATGGTTcgagaaaaatttaaaaaatttggagCAATAAAAGATGTATATTTACCAATAGattattatacaaaagaACCAAGAGGTTTTGGTTTTGTTGAATTTTATGATCCAAAAGATGCTGAACAAGCATTGAAAGAAATGAACGGTTCAGAAATTGATGGAAATAGAATTGAAGTATTTGTTGCACAGAAAGGAAGATCAGATCCAAGGCTTATGAGGTATAAAGAAAgaggaggaggaggaggTGGCACATATGCTTTTAGAAAAAATcagaacaataaaataagaagaagGTATATTTCAAAATCGAATTCACGATATGGTTCTTATTCAAGAGATAAAATGAGAAGAAGAGATAGAtcaagagaaaaatatagatatagaaaTAGTTATGATAGAAGAATGGGTAATTATAGAGATAAAAGAAGTTATTATaacatgaaaaattataatgataaatatcGTAATAGAGAATATGATAGAAGTTATAGTCGAAGTAGAATGTCAAGAGACTATAGAAATGATTCTTCTAGGCAcagggaaaaaagaagatatgataaatattacaGAAGTAGTAGTAGGAGAGTGAGTAGACAGAGTAAATATGAATCTAGGAAAAAGcatgataaaaaagaagacagTAATTATAAGTCAAAATATGATAGTAATGATGAATACAGTGATGAAACTAGAAATTCTAGTAAGCATTCAAAGCATCAGAATATTTCAAAGTCTATATCTTTTAATACAGAAAAAGATGAggcgaaaaaaaaacatgaacatacaaatgaaaaagataattCGAAAGAATGGAAAGAAAGCGAGGATAGAAATGAGCCGAGCAATAGGAGAGATTCTGTTAACAGCAATGAGGATGAATCaaattag
- a CDS encoding merozoite surface protein 3, whose translation MCKVFPITSFLLFFLNLCICENSENLPYGVQERQNINFIKRNLRNGFSKKNVSLQDEQDSTNLHSGLEVSAGDHNTLQSASNEEHSPGKLEDAVTQSTLEDEKLKSESTPIRKTEDTEDPASKAGDKSHDNSGPEDNGEKGPTSEDGSVSTLSVVKQSLEKSGDGGKDDPENPQKDKVEKEGKAQGELREDSTAGHGEPQEGVSHTEAGDGTSINPVSDETEKDMKPLQESLSLNQLPEVLSRGQQLRDPKSEESSLQKPPLSGVSSSEHPSLPDVTVQSKSTADEPLNEVIDHTLSTDRNPQGINSHSDERAPRTPTAPDQITEREDNGQDSSSPPIEGIDILKQEGELRPQSAIESTELPQEGPPKPMQQDGYPPADEAVKENRNGEESSEESQILKDKKELEELVKRQNLNVLEPVKLPDQATQNITDVDESVVEEREEQQGEEEEDISDDTMEDMIQEVIEGVMEEMKQQEDADAGEEENIDEDDANVDQLRESDIPKKHDVEGAKNKEQENENYNVPSQVTNTHNSLVDNYKYLADAKKEAEQLIKKMVTLVGGDPEIVDSLKDLAEDMGHYLLQ comes from the coding sequence atgtgtaaagTTTTTCCCATaacatcttttttattattttttttaaatttgtgcATATGTGAAAATAGTGAAAATTTGCCATATGGAGTCCAAGAGcgacaaaatataaattttataaaacgtAATTTAAGGAATggtttttcaaaaaaaaatgtttcttTACAAGATGAACAAGATAGTACCAATTTACATTCAGGACTAGAAGTATCAGCAGGTGATCATAATACGTTACAATCTGCTTCAAACGAAGAACATAGTCCTGGAAAACTAGAAGATGCAGTAACTCAATCTACTTTAGaagatgaaaaattaaaaagtgaaTCTACTCCTATTCGTAAAACTGAAGATACAGAAGATCCTGCTTCTAAAGCTGGAGATAAATCTCATGATAACAGTGGACCTGAAGACAATGGTGAAAAGGGACCTACTAGTGAAGATGGATCAGTATCTACTCTTTCAGTTGTAAAACAATCTCTAGAAAAATCTGGAGATGGGGGTAAAGATGACCCTGAGAATCCGCAAAAAGATAAAGTtgaaaaagaaggaaaagcCCAAGGAGAATTACGAGAGGATTCAACAGCAGGACATGGTGAACCACAAGAAGGGGTATCACACACAGAAGCGGGTGATGGAACTAGTATAAATCCTGTATCAGATGAGACAGAAAAAGATATGAAACCACTACAAGAATCACTATCACTAAATCAATTACCAGAAGTGTTGTCAAGAGGACAGCAACTAAGAGATCCAAAATCAGAAGAATCATCATTACAAAAACCACCACTATCAGGGGTATCATCATCAGAACATCCATCACTACCAGATGTAACAGTACAATCAAAGTCAACAGCAGATGAACCATTGAATGAAGTAATAGATCATACATTATCAACAGATAGAAATCCCCAAGGAATAAATTCACATTCAGATGAAAGAGCGCCGAGAACTCCTACAGCTCCAGATCAAATAACGGAAAGAGAAGATAATGGTCAAGATTCATCATCACCACCAATAGAAGGAATAGATATACTGAAACAAGAAGGTGAATTAAGACCTCAATCGGCTATAGAATCAACAGAATTGCCTCAAGAAGGACCACCAAAACCTATGCAACAAGACGGATATCCACCAGCAGACGAAGCAGTAAAAGAAAATCGGAATGGTGAAGAATCCTCAGAAGAATCGCAAATACTAAAGGATAAAAAGGAACTAGAAGAATTAGTAAAAAGACAAAATCTAAATGTACTTGAGCCAGTAAAATTACCTGATCAAGCAACTCAGAACATTACAGATGTAGATGAATCCGTAGTAGAGGAAAGAGAAGAACAACAAGGTGAAGAAGAGGAGGATATTTCAGATGATACAATGGAGGATATGATACAGGAAGTGATAGAAGGAGTGATGGAAGAAATGAAACAACAAGAAGATGCAGATGCAGGAGAAGAGGAAAATATAGATGAGGACGATGCAAATGTGGATCAATTACGCGAAAGTGATATTCCGAAAAAACATGATGTAGAAGgtgcaaaaaataaagaacagGAAAACGAGAACTATAACGTTCCATCACAGGTTACTAATACTCATAACTCACTTGtagataattataaatatctGGCTGATGCTAAAAAAGAAGCTGAacagttaataaaaaaaatggttaCTTTAGTTGGTGGTGATCCGGAGATTGTCGATTCACTAAAAGATTTAGCAGAAGATATGGGTCACTATCTTTtgcaataa
- a CDS encoding merozoite surface protein 3, with protein sequence MCKMFRIALFLFFLNLCICESDKKLSNEIKEYENIHDVKHNLRYDFSSKNDSSQHKRNHLRIKDDIKNNYAESNTETVETVDIAADSNRKGIKNFADDGSTTSTRASAMHKHLNVLGQKGANPQSEPQLSKNNLKFEQHIWGNDSDTEETRVDELKAKEGGGEDNPEKRGQEETDQAERGKSKEQAESDNDRRDGVVKDGTKDIARDVEQKEQKEQNHEPGDVQIESRLSEPGQTLDGQQVQESVARDASLTTQEAGHTTESLEGKTVQRSEDLDSKQTSLPGTDAEKQDAQREGETPSPPLVNNNDQGTSSPPGHATKEIVSGRESEETSVLPGSPPRLEGESDSSVVLTTKPEEEASSPTSAEQPRPPEVDSHSKPAGLENADTQKEPVSGSVERPTAETKDEKAVETEEKQAEQTEEEPVAQTEDTLEAGPVDGKEGDEDIGRKTLEEAKRDGDPPVPPVHKPEQPMVQIQKGKKEEQNILEPVSLPNGETHNTVDVDEAITDEIEEEQKQEEDEEEDISEEEIQKLIQDDGMQEGERLKEGDDEEEEEDEIEKNEEENETNNPDKADESGHINKVKEGETKNEAPNDNNIHKSLTEEYKNDNDVKKVAEEVVKKVIDSVSSDTTVLNTLKGLENYMHQYFQYV encoded by the coding sequence atgtgtaaGATGTTTCGGATcgctctttttttattttttctaaatttgtGCATATGTGAAAGcgataaaaaattatcgaATGAAATCAAAGAgtatgaaaatatacatgatgtaaaacataatttaCGTTATGACTTTTCATCTAAAAATGATTCCTCACAACATAAAAGGAATCATCTAAGGATAAAAGacgatattaaaaataattatgctGAAAGTAATACTGAAACGGTAGAAACTGTAGATATTGCTGCTGATTCAAATAGAAAAGGCATCAAAAATTTTGCAGATGATGGTTCAACCACATCAACTCGTGCATCTGCTATGCATAAACATCTGAATGTACTAGGACAAAAAGGTGCCAATCCACAGTCAGAACCACAactatcaaaaaataatctaAAGTTTGAACAACACATTTGGGGAAATGATTCAGACACTGAAGAAACTCGGGTGGATGAACTTAAAGCGAAAGAAGGTGGAGGAGAAGATAATCCAGAGAAAAGGGGTCAAGAAGAAACGGATCAAGCGGAAAGGGGTAAATCCAAAGAACAAGCAGAATCAGATAATGACAGAAGGGATGGAGTAGTTAAAGATGGCACAAAAGACATTGCAAGAGATGTGgaacaaaaagaacaaaaagaacaaaatcaTGAACCTGGAGATGTACAAATTGAATCCAGACTTTCAGAACCAGGACAAACACTAGATGGGCAACAAGTGCAAGAATCAGTTGCACGTGATGCATCATTAACAACACAAGAAGCAGGGCATACAACTGAATCACTAGAAGGAAAAACAGTTCAACGTTCAGAAGATCTAGATTCAAAACAAACCAGTTTACCGGGAACAGATGCAGAAAAACAAGATGCACAAAGAGAGGGAGAAACACCATCTCCGCCATTAGTTAATAACAACGATCAAGGAACATCATCACCACCAGGACATGCAACAAAAGAGATCGTATCTGGAAGGGAATCAGAAGAAACATCTGTATTACCAGGAAGCCCACCTCGATTAGAAGGAGAATCAGACTCATCAGTAGTACTGACAACAAAACCTGAGGAAGAAGCATCATCGCCTACATCGGCAGAACAACCAAGACCACCAGAAGTAGACTCACATTCAAAACCAGCAGGATTAGAAAACGCAGATACGCAAAAGGAACCAGTGAGTGGATCAGTGGAAAGACCAACAGCAGAAACAAAGGACGAAAAAGCAGTAGAAACAGAGGAAAAACAAGCAGAACAAACAGAAGAAGAACCAGTAGCACAAACAGAGGATACACTCGAAGCAGGACCAGTAGATGGAAAAGAAGGTGATGAAGATATAGGTCGAAAAACATTAGAAGAGGCGAAAAGAGATGGAGACCCACCAGTTCCACCTGTCCATAAACCCGAACAACCAATGGTACAAATacaaaagggaaaaaaagaagaacaaaatataCTCGAACCAGTAAGTTTGCCCAATGGGGAAACTCATAATACTGTAGATGTAGATGAAGCGATAACAGATGAAATAGAAGAGGAACAAAAGCAAGAGGAGGATGAGGAGGAAGATATTAGTGAGgaagaaatacaaaaattgaTACAGGATGACGGAATGCAAGAAGGAGAAAGACTAAAAGAAGGAgatgatgaagaagaagaggaagacgAAATAGAAAAGAACGAAGAAGAAAACGAAACGAATAATCCAGACAAAGCGGATGAATCAggtcatataaataaagtaaaGGAAGGGGAAACAAAAAACGAAGCTcctaatgataataatattcataagTCACTTAcagaagaatataaaaatgataatgatgTTAAAAAAGTAGCCGAAGAGGtagtaaaaaaagtaattgaTTCAGTTAGCTCAGATACTACAGTTTTGAATACGCTTAAAGGGTTAGAAAATTACATGCACCAATATTTccaatatgtataa
- a CDS encoding merozoite surface protein 3, with protein MKTENAKNSEFTGRITIKKKNEVESIKHASQSGLTPNEKEEKIRDDPLDQKAHLCGGQKLHVVYRSTDNAGNTDTHKFEVDNEGEHRGSEQKVKDNALQSDAGDSNIAGIITVQENPLNQLQIAETDTTSSEVLQLEKEKNKRNSPGAKAKPEIDTSNPEIEKKKKEEQKEEEKEVKEEYKEKEKEKEEEEKDDNEAGATARSVNEKLPEQGSPTTLPSGTTKQKISESKGKPASISDVKIHVEPYSQREDLPTKNPSSEDNGQEKGEEKEEEDEDEKNLHGKEDDVEYKIKGLLKEKKLSTPPFNDATVHNYFSWECEDNNKDENFADELIKTLDTSIDGDTPIVNTLEDLEEDMPIFSKLKNVDILTF; from the exons atgaaaacagaAAATGC CAAAAATAGCGAGTTTACAGGTAGAATTaccatcaaaaaaaaaaatgaagtagAATCAATAAAACATGCTTCACAAAGTGGACTTACTCCTAATGAAAAGGAAGAGAAAATAAGAGATGATCCATTAGATCAAAAAGCTCATCTATGTGGAGGTCAAAAATTACATGTTGTATATCGTAGTACTGATAATGCTGGAAATACAGATACACATAAATTTGAGGTAGATAATGAAGGAGAACATCGAGGTTCAGAACAGAAAGTTAAGGATAATGCATTACAGTCAGATGCAGGAGATTCAAACATTGCTGGAATTATTACAGTACAGGAAAACCCACTGAATCAACTACAAATTGCAGAAACTGATACTACATCATCAGAAGTATTACAattagaaaaggaaaaaaacaaaagaaacaGCC CAGGAGCGAAAGCAAAACCAGAAATAGACACATCGAATCCTGAG atagagaaaaaaaaaaaggaagaacaGAAAGAAGAGGAGAAAGAAGTGAAAGAAGAatacaaagaaaaagagaaagaaaaagaggaagaagaaaaggATGATAATGAAGCAGGAGCGACAGCAAGATcagttaatgaaaaattaccTGAACAGGGATCACCTACAACACTACCATCAGGaacaacaaaacaaaaaatatcgGAATCAAAAGGAAAACCAGCATCGATATCAGATGTAAAGATACATGTAGAACCATATTCACAAAGAGAAGATCTACCAACTAAAAATCCATCATCAGAAGACAATGGACAAGAAAAGGGAGAAGAAAAAGAGGAA GAAGACGAAGAcgaaaaaaatttgcatgGAAAAGAGGACGACgttgaatataaaattaaaggactgctaaaagaaaaaaagctAAGTACTCCTCCATTTAACGATGCTACTGTTCATAACTATTTCTCCTGGGAATGTGAAGATAACAATAAAGATGAAAATTTTGCTGACGagttaataaaaacattagaTACTTCAATTGATGGTGATACGCCAATTGTTAATACTCTTGAAGACTTAGAAGAAGATATGCCAATTTTTTCTAAACTTAAAAATGTTGATATACTAACATTTTGA
- a CDS encoding merozoite surface protein 3 encodes MRTILRIAFYLFLIHVCVYESNGKIPRKAITNNVDNNEQILPDKFHVNNVSFQNTEGRKLRGDQSLKPTVPTGLNADQNGATIDDVQTNQESKTSEIQNLQDGTLNTDAAGHKDAHTPNGDTQGEQHSEHTLKKEPSQPDAEDTQGSEKITGAQDTKNIPQETERNATSSEGLQSEKEGAKAAGSKKLKKGDSETTVNQVGKDTSSIDPSNAKPEDQSSKLIDEPSGLNNLQIKSSPSESSLSKPKEVDAAQPTVYTKSDSELQEAESCLESESEQQLAPKSTNQTISISEGKPSSISNLKTSVGPGSQKEDISSHLPRSEGSVQCEGNEEDEDEEEEEEDEEEDEDEEDEDEEDEEDEEEEEEEEKEEEEEKEEEETKKEKEKEKEKEKEKEKEKEEQSEKKKEKEKEEKKEEEKEKGKNKEETKKKKEKEKEKEEQSEKIKEKEKEEEEEKEKAKEQREEKIEKGEEGEKEKERKKEQVKEEVKKQKKKQKEKQKEKHKEKQKKKDKENEKEGKKEQVKKPKKKQKEKHKEKQKKKDKENEKEKEKKEEKKDEKKEEKKEVKAKEKEEEKKEEKKNVKAKEKEEETNKDDDKTETVSETVSEPVNGKLSKPESSVTLPSGTPKQKIPESKVDQASISDVKIPSEPESQTEELPTKNLPSEDTGQEKEEEYKENGGREEKLQDESSSPSSAAESESEKWDSANILKPANLPPEKTYDTVNEYEKVVEEKEKKQKREEEVEITEEDVQKLVKEILREREQGKGEEDIEKQADIHRRKAGEQNSNGKQDKVEGKIEEQLIEKEESTLSFNDSTVHKYFSPEYEDDNENENFDDELIKTLDNSIGGDPSTVNALRDLEKDMLQYFLHIEIFEKEHFDEFIY; translated from the coding sequence atgCGTACAATATTACGCattgctttttatttatttcttatacatgtgtgtgtatatgaaAGCAATGGAAAAATTCCCAGAAAAGCTATCACAAATAATGTAGATAACAATGAACAAATTTTACCAGATAAGTTTCATGTAAATAATGTTTCATTTCAAAATACAGAGGGAAGAAAATTACGCGGAGATCAATCATTAAAACCTACTGTACCAACTGGACTAAATGCTGATCAAAATGGAGCGACAATAGATGATGTTCAAACAAATCAAGAAAGTAAAACAAGTGAAATTCAAAATTTACAAGATGGAACTCTTAATACTGATGCAGCTGGACATAAGGATGCACATACACCTAATGGAGATACTCAAGGAGAACAACATTCAGAACACACTTTAAAAAAGGAACCATCACAGCCAGATGCAGAAGATACACAGGGTTCTGAAAAAATTACAGGAGCACAGGACACCAAGAATATACCGCAAGAAACGGAGCGTAACGCTACTTCATCTGAAGGATTACAATCAGAAAAGGAAGGAGCAAAAGCAGCCGGAtcaaaaaaactaaaaaaggGGGATTCAGAAACAACAGTAAATCAAGTAGGAAAAGATACGAGTTCTATTGATCCGTCGAATGCGAAACCAGAGGACCAATCATCAAAATTAATAGACGAACCATCAGGACTCAACAACCTTCAAATAAAATCATCTCCAAGTGAAAGTTCATTATCGAAACCAAAAGAGGTAGATGCAGCACAACCAACAGTATATACAAAATCGGATTCCGAACTGCAAGAAGCAGAATCATGTCTGGAATCAGAATCTGAACAACAGCTTGCACCCAAATCAACAAATCAAACAATATCGATATCAGAAGGGAAACCATCATCTATATCAAATTTGAAGACATCTGTAGGACCAGGTTCACAAAAGGAAGATATATCAAGCCATTTACCACGATCAGAAGGTAGTGTACAATGTGAAGGAAATGAAGAAGACGAAGacgaagaagaggaagaggaagatgaagaagaagatgaagatgaagaagatgaagatgaagaagatgaagaagatgaagaagaagaagaagaagaagaaaaagaagaagaagaagaaaaagaagaagaagagaccaaaaaagagaaagaaaaagaaaaggaaaaagagaaggaaaaagaaaaggaaaaagaggAACAAtcagagaaaaaaaaggagaaagaaaaagaggaaaaaaaagaggaagaaaaagagaaaggaaaaaataaagaagagaccaaaaaaaagaaagaaaaagaaaaggaaaaagaggAACAATCAGAGAAAATAAaggagaaagaaaaagaggaagaagaagagaaagaaaaagcGAAGGAACAGAGAGAGGAAAAAATCGAGAAAGGAGAAGAAGGagagaaagagaaagaaagaaagaaagaacaaGTGAAAGAAGAAGTgaagaaacagaaaaaaaaacagaaggAAAAAcagaaagaaaaacataaggaaaaacagaaaaaaaaagacaaagaAAACGAGAAAGAAGGAAAGAAAGAACAAGTGAAGAAacccaaaaaaaaacagaaggAAAAACATAaggaaaaacagaaaaaaaaagacaaagaaaacgagaaagaaaaagagaaaaaagaagagaaaaaagatgagaaaaaagaagagaaaaaagaagtgaaagcaaaagagaaagaagaagagaaaaaagaagagaaaaaaaatgtgaaagcaaaagagaaagaagaaGAGACAAATAAGGATGATGATAAAACAGAAACAGTATCAGAAACAGTATCAGAACCAGTAAATGGAAAATTATCTAAACCGGAATCATCAGTAACTCTACCATCAGGAACaccaaaacaaaaaataccGGAATCAAAAGTCGACCAAGCATCTATATCAGATGTAAAAATACCTTCAGAACCAGAGTCACAAACAGAAGAACTACCAACTAAAAATCTACCATCAGAAGATACTGGAcaagaaaaggaagaagaatataaagaaaatggAGGTAGGGAGGAAAAACTACAAGATGAAAGTTCATCACCTTCATCAGCAGCAGAATCAGAATCAGAAAAATGGGATAGTGCCAATATTCTTAAACCGGCAAATTTACCCCCTGAAAAAACATATGACACTGTAAATGAATATGAAAAGGTtgtagaagaaaaagaaaagaaacaaaagaGAGAAGAAGAGGTTGAAATCACAGAGGAAGATGTgcaaaaattagtaaaagaAATACTACGAGAGAGGGAACAAGGAAAGGGAGAAGAAGACATAGAAAAGCAAGCAGACATACACAGAAGAAAAGCAGGGGAACAAAATTCGAATGGAAAACAGGACAAAGTTGAAGGTAAAATTGAAGAACAGCtaatagaaaaagaagaaagcaCTCTCTCATTTAACGATAGTACTGTTCACAAATATTTCTCCCCGGAATATGAAGATGacaatgaaaatgaaaattttgatgACGAgctaataaaaacattagaTAATTCAATTGGTGGTGATCCGTCAACTGTTAATGCTCTTAGAGACTTAGAAAAAGATATGCTTCAATATTTTCTACACATAGAAATATTCGAAAAAGAACATTTTGATGAATTCATTTATTGA
- a CDS encoding merozoite surface protein 3: MSKIFRITFFLFFINLCIYESNGKMPREVDNTKNIGNMKRSLPHNFYVKNISLQDEEEKRTLQVDPPSQEEARSVQTPQSELNPDQKEARTENGQAGLEALPSEGQNLQGRTLSTNAAVNGIINEPNVDTQEEHHGSTQNLKDKEQQPDAENSRSIGNIVGAQDTQELSQEKESNTTISRGEHSEKEITKETATGKTSNGHTETAEISAGKALKPSVQPNALPADKAERSLETATGLNKDQPASPSGEEPLIKPEVGTTLNSKSPEEDRGEKEKGPEPHRASESEQLPAEKSTDQKLSVSEGDLPSTLDVKAPSGPQNEDLSTQEPQSADNEQGKEEDEEERKGVEEHQEESPSSLSEKVDNQNILEPVNLPQGKTHNTVDEDEKVIEENEEKQKEEDEEDIIKAEEVQNIVKEILQEGEEEGKEEGEEEEEDEEQAGEYNSHGKQDKTEGVNNELLKEKEESTPPPNDTTLYKYFSMEYEDDNESKKFADELINTLVTSVGGDTSTVNTLKDLEKDMRQFFLNI; encoded by the coding sequence atgtCTAAAATATTTCgcattactttttttttattttttataaatttgtgcatatatgaGAGCAATGGAAAAATGCCCAGAGAAGTTGataacacaaaaaatataggTAACATGAAACGTAGTTTAcctcataatttttatgtaaaaaacatttctttacaagatgaagaagaaaagagAACTTTACAGGTAGATCCACCATCACAAGAAGAAGCAAGATCGGTACAAACTCCACAAAGTGAACTTAATCCCGATCAAAAGGAAGCGCGAACAGAGAATGGTCAAGCAGGTCTAGAAGCTCTACCAAGTGAAGGTCAAAATTTACAAGGTAGAACTCTTAGCACTAATGCAGCTGTAAATGGGATTATAAATGAACCTAATGTAGATACTCAAGAAGAACATCATGGTTCAACACAGAACTTAAAAGATAAGGAACAGCAACCCGATGCAGAAAATTCGCGCAGTATCGGAAATATTGTAGGAGCACAGGACACACAGGAACTATCACAAGAGAAAGAAAGTAACACTACAATATCTAGAGGAGAACATTCAGAAAAGGAAATAACAAAAGAAACTGCAACAGGAAAAACAAGTAACGGGCATACAGAAACAGCAGAAATTTCAGCAGGAAAAGCTCTAAAACCTTCTGTCCAACCGAATGCATTACCAGCAGATAAAGCAGAAAGATCGTTAGAAACTGCAACAGGACTCAACAAAGATCAACCTGCATCACCATCTGGAGAAGAACCATTAATAAAACCAGAGGTAGGCACAACATTAAATTCTAAATCGCCAGAAGAAGATAGGGGggagaaagaaaaaggacCAGAACCGCATCGAGCATCAGAATCTGAACAACTTCCTGCAGAGAAATCAACAGATCAAAAATTGTCCGTATCAGAAGGAGACTTACCATCGACGTTAGATGTAAAGGCACCTTCAGGACCACAAAACGAAGATCTATCAACGCAAGAACCTCAATCAGCAGACAATGAACAAGGTAAGGAAGAAGATGAGGAAGAGAGAAAAGGAGTGGAAGAACACCAAGAAGAAAGTCCATCGTCATTATCAGAAAAAGTAGATAATCAGAATATACTTGAACCAGTAAATTTACCCCAGGGGAAAACCCATAACACTGTAGATGAAGATGAAAAGGTCATAGaggaaaatgaagaaaaacaaaaggaaGAAGACGAAGAGGATATAATTAAAGCGGAAGAAGTgcaaaatatagtaaaagaAATACTACAAGAGGGGGAAGAAGAAGGGAAGGAGGAGGgggaagaggaagaagaagacGAGGAACAAGCAGGAGAATATAATTCGCACGGAAAACAGGACAAAACTGAAGGTGTAAATAATGAACtactaaaagaaaaagaagaaagtaCTCCTCCACCTAACGATACTACTCTTTACAAATATTTCTCCATGGAATATGAAGATGACAATGAATCTAAAAAATTTGCCGATGagttaataaatacattGGTTACATCAGTCGGAGGTGATACTTCAACAGTTAATACCCTCAAAGATCTAGAAAAAGACATGCGCcaattttttctaaacatataa